In one Bradyrhizobium cosmicum genomic region, the following are encoded:
- a CDS encoding HAD family hydrolase produces MPPPYSLAIFDLDGTLADSFPWFLRTINDIADHFGFRRVRDEDVEELRHASTREILSWLEVPLWKLPAIARHARRLKAEAAAEISLFAGVEAMLRTLAENGVQLALVTSDSETNAREKLGEAAALFTHFDCSASLFGKPAKFRRVVRRAGVEPAKVIAIGDEVRDIEAARAVGIACGAVCWGYAAPTALRARAPDYMFERMDEIVHALRPPA; encoded by the coding sequence ATGCCCCCTCCCTACTCCCTCGCCATCTTCGATCTCGACGGCACGCTGGCCGACAGCTTTCCGTGGTTCCTGCGGACCATCAACGACATCGCCGATCACTTCGGCTTTCGCCGTGTGCGGGATGAGGATGTCGAGGAGTTGCGGCATGCTTCGACGCGGGAGATCCTCAGCTGGCTCGAGGTGCCCTTGTGGAAACTGCCGGCGATCGCGCGGCATGCGCGGCGGCTGAAGGCGGAGGCTGCGGCAGAGATTTCGTTATTTGCCGGCGTCGAGGCGATGCTGCGGACATTGGCCGAGAACGGCGTGCAGCTCGCGCTGGTGACGTCCGACAGCGAGACCAATGCGCGCGAGAAGCTTGGCGAAGCCGCCGCGCTGTTCACGCATTTCGATTGCTCGGCGTCGCTGTTCGGCAAGCCCGCGAAATTTCGCCGGGTCGTCCGGCGCGCGGGCGTCGAACCCGCCAAGGTCATCGCGATCGGCGACGAGGTCCGCGACATCGAGGCGGCGCGCGCCGTGGGGATTGCCTGCGGCGCGGTGTGCTGGGGTTATGCGGCGCCGACGGCGCTGCGGGCGCGGGCGCCGGACTACATGTTCGAGCGGATGGACGAGATCGTGCACGCATTGCGCCCGCCGGCGTAG
- a CDS encoding DinB family protein, whose amino-acid sequence MSAGFVQTYRAFAHNNAWANHRLLTACSALGKADFEAERSGFFPSLQRTLNHIYIIDLFYVDALEGGSLGPAAWKNEVPYPSLAELKPAQAAIDRRLIAVCDALTPELLNGAVRINRDSHIQIERRDRLLMHLFQHQIHHRGQAHAMLSGTSAAPPQLDEFFAEGEAPLRAAEFAELGWTEDGVWTS is encoded by the coding sequence TTGTCCGCCGGCTTTGTGCAAACGTACCGCGCCTTCGCCCACAACAATGCCTGGGCAAACCATCGGCTGCTCACGGCCTGCTCTGCACTAGGCAAGGCGGATTTTGAAGCCGAGCGGTCTGGCTTCTTTCCGAGCCTGCAAAGGACGCTGAACCACATCTACATCATTGATCTCTTCTACGTCGATGCGCTGGAGGGCGGCAGCCTCGGACCTGCCGCCTGGAAGAACGAAGTGCCGTACCCATCGCTCGCCGAGTTGAAGCCAGCTCAAGCCGCAATCGACAGGCGGTTGATCGCCGTCTGCGATGCGCTGACGCCCGAGCTGCTCAACGGGGCTGTGCGGATCAATCGCGATAGTCACATCCAGATCGAGCGCCGCGACCGGCTGCTGATGCATCTCTTCCAGCACCAGATCCATCATCGCGGGCAGGCGCACGCCATGCTCTCCGGAACAAGCGCCGCGCCGCCTCAGCTTGACGAATTCTTTGCGGAGGGAGAGGCGCCACTTCGGGCCGCCGAGTTCGCGGAACTCGGGTGGACCGAGGACGGCGTTTGGACATCATAA